Proteins co-encoded in one Cervus canadensis isolate Bull #8, Minnesota chromosome 15, ASM1932006v1, whole genome shotgun sequence genomic window:
- the TMEM37 gene encoding voltage-dependent calcium channel gamma-like subunit, with product MTALGVQAQRLLGQRRPPRSFFESFTRGLIILCASLAVVLSSISICDGQWLLADDRLFGLWRFCTASNQTELHCLRDLSQAQVPWLASGMVVARIVASLAVVVAIFGLEFLIVSQVCEDSLAWRKWAMGSTLLLISFILSFGGLLSFLVLLRSQVTLWGLTLMFWSDFTASFLLFLNAISGLHINSITHNNMHPWSLPTKV from the exons ATGACAGCCCTCGGCGTCCAG GCACAGAGGCTGCTGGGCCAGAGGAGGCCCCCCCGGTCCTTCTTTGAGTCCTTCACCCGAGGCCTCATCATCCTGTGTGCCTCTCTGGCTGTGGTCCTCTCCTCCATCTCCATCTGCGATGGCCAGTGGCTCCTGGCAGATGACCGCCTCTTCGGACTGTGGCGCTTCTGCACTGCCTCCAACCAGACGGAGCTGCACTGCCTCCGAGACCTGAGTCAGGCCCAGGTGCCCTGGCTGGCCTCGGGCATGGTTGTGGCCCGCATCGTGGCCAGCTTGGCCGTGGTGGTCGCCATCTTTGGCCTGGAGTTTCTCATAGTGTCCCAGGTGTGCGAGGACTCCCTCGCTTGGCGGAAGTGGGCCATGGGCTCCACCCTCCTACTCATCTCATTCATCCTCTCCTTCGGGGGCCTCCTGAGCTTCCTGGTCCTCCTCAGGAGCCAGGTCACGCTCTGGGGCCTCACCCTGATGTTCTGGAGCGACTTCacagcttccttccttctcttcctgaatGCTATCAGTGGCCTGCACATCAACAGCATCACCCACAACAACATGCATCCCTGGAGCCTGCCTACCAAAGTTTAG